In the Pseudothauera hydrothermalis genome, one interval contains:
- the hprK gene encoding HPr(Ser) kinase/phosphatase yields the protein MRQTSVARLYEALGPRLALTHVCGALDAAIAVSEERIWPADLVGHLNLIHPQRLQILGAAELAWARRQSREKIAHHLNEILAAHPPAIVVADGCEVPGLLHGLCENIGVALFTTPQPAAGVVDQLRQYLARQLAEKVSLHGVFMDVLGLGVFITGNSGAGKSELALELISRGHGLVADDIVEFSRIAPTVLEGRCPELLQDFIEVRGLGILNIRTIFGETACRRKMRLRLVCHLERRQPGQDDPSRLPLHQETQDILGVLVPRVVLPVAAGRNLAVLLEAAVRSTILQLRGIDSTQEFIDRQSRALAGDLPD from the coding sequence ATGCGACAGACGAGCGTCGCGCGGCTCTATGAGGCGCTGGGCCCGCGCCTTGCGCTGACCCATGTGTGCGGCGCGTTGGATGCCGCGATTGCGGTCTCCGAGGAACGCATCTGGCCGGCCGACCTGGTCGGTCACCTCAACCTGATCCACCCGCAGCGCCTGCAGATTTTGGGCGCGGCGGAACTGGCCTGGGCACGCCGCCAGTCGCGCGAGAAGATCGCCCATCACCTGAACGAAATCCTCGCCGCCCACCCGCCTGCGATCGTGGTAGCCGACGGTTGCGAAGTGCCCGGCCTGCTGCACGGGCTGTGCGAGAACATCGGCGTGGCACTCTTTACCACGCCGCAGCCGGCAGCCGGCGTGGTCGACCAATTGCGCCAGTACCTGGCGCGCCAACTGGCAGAAAAAGTCTCACTGCACGGCGTGTTCATGGATGTACTGGGCTTGGGCGTGTTCATCACCGGCAACTCGGGTGCGGGCAAATCCGAGCTTGCGCTGGAGCTGATCTCCCGCGGCCACGGCCTGGTGGCCGACGACATCGTGGAATTCTCCCGCATTGCCCCCACGGTGCTCGAGGGGCGCTGCCCAGAACTGCTGCAAGACTTCATCGAAGTGCGCGGCCTGGGCATTCTCAACATCCGCACCATCTTTGGCGAGACCGCCTGCCGACGCAAGATGCGCCTGCGCCTGGTCTGCCATCTGGAACGCCGCCAACCCGGCCAGGACGACCCCTCCCGCCTGCCCTTGCACCAGGAAACTCAGGACATACTGGGCGTGCTGGTACCGCGGGTCGTCCTGCCGGTGGCCGCTGGCCGCAACCTTGCGGTGCTGCTGGAAGCTGCAGTGCGCTCCACCATTTTGCAGTTGCGCGGAATCGACTCCACCCAGGAGTTCATCGACCGACAAAGCCGCGCGTTGGCCGGCGACCTGCCGGACTGA
- a CDS encoding diguanylate cyclase, translating to MTTQPPHPFDDRLYALRTRWEQYLADGQLEQFIEFAVAVDSLAEHFARLRLPGLSRLCEGLEKAVLAHIGNADSHPLPAQARVALQRQIDALFGSIATSQPRVPVRRAEEKASAQEHAWHRPRSVWLVTAAGREDVADGLERQLNYFGFRVQRMDWDSESAVEPGQAPLAVLFIPADGAAAGATELARITACRRACPASQLFYLGVASVIDPIVALMRAGIDVAIPNDEQPAMVVNRLLDLIQTEEQERYRVLVVEDSRVAATLICRTLTEHGIDSHAIADPSQLLEVLQSYRPDLILMDMHMPRFNGVEATRVLRQMSAYQTLPIVYLSGESNIGMQVEALRLGGDQFLIKPFNPVLLAAVVKTKIARFRDMQRSTRIDGLTGLLNHSAAKARLKAMTESAAPGERFSVAMIDIDHFKAINDTYGHPVGDQVIRGLAWLLKARLREGDLIGRYGGEEFIVALPGTDAVLAQTVLDRIRGDFAALPHTHPGGALYATFSAGVAAWPAIDSAAALTETADRALLDAKRLGRNRVEIAHS from the coding sequence ATGACCACCCAGCCGCCCCATCCTTTCGACGACCGTCTCTACGCCCTGCGCACCCGCTGGGAGCAGTATCTTGCCGATGGCCAACTCGAGCAGTTCATCGAGTTCGCGGTAGCGGTCGACAGTCTGGCCGAACATTTCGCCCGCCTGCGCCTGCCCGGCCTGAGCCGGTTGTGCGAAGGGCTGGAAAAGGCCGTGCTGGCCCACATCGGTAACGCCGACTCACACCCATTGCCGGCACAGGCACGCGTCGCGCTGCAGCGTCAGATCGATGCCTTGTTCGGCTCGATCGCCACCTCGCAGCCCCGCGTTCCGGTGCGCCGCGCCGAAGAAAAAGCCTCGGCGCAGGAGCATGCTTGGCACCGGCCGCGCAGCGTGTGGCTGGTGACCGCGGCAGGGCGCGAAGACGTGGCCGATGGCCTAGAGCGCCAGCTCAATTATTTTGGTTTCCGGGTCCAACGCATGGACTGGGACAGCGAAAGCGCGGTCGAACCTGGGCAAGCGCCACTGGCCGTACTGTTCATTCCCGCCGACGGCGCAGCCGCCGGTGCCACCGAGCTGGCCCGCATCACCGCCTGCCGTCGGGCCTGTCCCGCCAGCCAGTTGTTTTATCTCGGCGTCGCCTCGGTCATCGACCCCATCGTGGCGTTGATGCGCGCCGGCATCGACGTGGCCATCCCCAACGATGAACAGCCAGCGATGGTGGTCAACCGCCTGCTCGACCTGATCCAGACCGAAGAGCAGGAGCGTTACCGGGTGCTGGTGGTGGAGGACTCGCGGGTGGCCGCCACGCTGATCTGCCGCACGCTGACCGAGCACGGCATCGACAGCCACGCCATTGCCGACCCCAGCCAACTGCTGGAAGTGCTGCAATCCTATCGCCCGGACCTGATCCTGATGGACATGCACATGCCGCGCTTCAACGGCGTCGAAGCCACCCGCGTGCTGCGCCAGATGTCCGCTTATCAAACCCTGCCCATCGTCTATCTCTCGGGCGAATCGAACATCGGCATGCAGGTCGAAGCCCTACGCCTGGGCGGCGACCAGTTTCTGATCAAACCCTTCAATCCGGTGCTGCTCGCGGCCGTGGTCAAAACCAAGATCGCCCGTTTCCGCGACATGCAGCGCTCGACCCGGATCGACGGCCTCACCGGCCTGCTCAACCACTCCGCGGCCAAAGCCCGGCTCAAGGCCATGACCGAATCGGCCGCGCCAGGCGAACGCTTCAGCGTAGCAATGATCGACATCGATCATTTCAAAGCCATCAACGACACCTACGGCCACCCGGTCGGCGACCAGGTGATCCGCGGGCTGGCCTGGTTGCTCAAGGCCCGCCTGCGCGAAGGCGACCTGATCGGGCGCTACGGCGGCGAGGAGTTCATCGTTGCGCTGCCGGGCACCGATGCGGTGTTGGCGCAGACCGTGCTCGACCGCATCCGGGGGGACTTTGCCGCCTTGCCCCACACCCATCCGGGCGGCGCGCTGTATGCCACCTTCAGCGCCGGGGTGGCCGCCTGGCCGGCCATCGACTCGGCCGCCGCACTCACGGAAACCGCCGACCGCGCCTTACTCGACGCCAAGCGCCTGGGGCGCAACCGGGTCGAAATCGCCCACAGCTGA
- the ilvA gene encoding threonine ammonia-lyase, biosynthetic, producing MTAAAPDYLERILNAQVYDVAIETPLDLATNLSARLHNRVYLKREDMQPVFSFKLRGAYNKMAQLSAQALKRGVICASAGNHAQGVALSAQKLGVRAVIVMPTSTPQIKIDAVRARGGEVVLAGDSYSDAYAHALELEKADKLTFVHPFDDPDVIAGQGTIGMEILRAHSKPIHAIFCCVGGGGLIAGIAAYVKRLRPETRIIGVEAEDADAMTRSLAAGYPVALEQVGLFADGAAVKKVGEETFRLCRQYVDEMILVDNDAICAAIKDVFEDTRSILEPAGALAVAGAKAYVQRHALRDKSLVAVASGANMNFDRLRFVAERAELGEQREAVLAVTIPEKPGSFRKFIGVLGQRNITEFNYRYADAATAHIFVGVTVHNRAEVSRLTETLARHDLPAIDLTDNEMAKTHVRYMVGGRAPQVDNELLYRFTFPERPGALMNFLSNLHSDWNISLFHYRNHGSDFGRVLVGMQVPPGDRAAFQAFLDRLGYEYVDETANPAYRLFLA from the coding sequence ATGACCGCTGCCGCCCCGGACTACCTGGAACGCATCCTCAACGCCCAGGTGTATGACGTGGCCATCGAGACCCCGCTCGATCTTGCCACCAACCTGTCCGCCCGCTTGCACAACCGCGTCTATCTCAAGCGCGAGGACATGCAACCGGTGTTCAGCTTCAAGCTGCGTGGCGCCTACAACAAAATGGCCCAGCTCTCCGCGCAGGCCCTCAAACGCGGGGTGATCTGCGCTTCGGCCGGCAACCACGCCCAAGGGGTGGCGTTGTCTGCGCAAAAACTCGGCGTGCGGGCGGTGATCGTCATGCCCACCTCCACCCCGCAGATCAAGATCGACGCGGTACGCGCGCGCGGTGGCGAAGTGGTACTGGCCGGCGACTCCTATTCAGATGCCTACGCACACGCGCTGGAACTGGAAAAGGCCGACAAGCTCACCTTCGTCCATCCGTTCGACGACCCGGACGTGATCGCCGGCCAGGGTACCATCGGCATGGAAATCCTGCGCGCCCACTCCAAGCCCATTCACGCCATTTTCTGTTGCGTGGGCGGCGGCGGCCTGATCGCCGGCATTGCGGCCTATGTCAAGCGCCTGCGCCCAGAGACCCGCATCATCGGCGTCGAAGCCGAGGACGCCGACGCCATGACCCGCTCGCTGGCGGCCGGCTACCCCGTGGCGCTGGAACAAGTCGGCCTCTTTGCCGACGGCGCCGCAGTGAAGAAGGTGGGCGAGGAAACCTTCCGTCTGTGCCGGCAGTATGTGGACGAGATGATCCTGGTCGATAACGACGCCATCTGCGCGGCCATCAAAGACGTGTTCGAAGACACCCGCTCCATTCTGGAACCGGCCGGCGCACTGGCCGTGGCCGGTGCCAAAGCCTACGTCCAGCGCCACGCTCTGCGCGACAAAAGCCTGGTGGCGGTGGCCTCGGGTGCCAATATGAACTTCGACCGCCTGCGTTTCGTGGCCGAGCGCGCCGAACTGGGCGAACAGCGCGAAGCCGTGCTGGCGGTGACCATCCCGGAAAAACCCGGCTCCTTCCGCAAGTTCATCGGCGTGCTGGGCCAGCGCAACATCACCGAATTCAATTACCGTTACGCCGATGCCGCCACCGCCCACATCTTTGTCGGCGTCACCGTGCATAACCGCGCCGAAGTCAGCCGGCTGACCGAAACGCTCGCCCGCCACGACCTGCCTGCAATCGACCTCACCGACAACGAAATGGCCAAGACCCATGTGCGCTACATGGTGGGCGGCCGTGCGCCACAGGTCGATAACGAACTGCTCTACCGTTTCACCTTTCCGGAGCGCCCCGGCGCGCTGATGAACTTCCTCTCCAACCTGCATTCGGACTGGAACATCAGCCTGTTCCACTACCGCAATCATGGCTCCGACTTCGGCCGGGTGCTGGTCGGCATGCAGGTGCCGCCGGGCGACCGCGCCGCCTTTCAGGCATTTCTCGACCGCCTGGGCTACGAGTACGTGGACGAGACCGCCAACCCCGCCTATCGCCTGTTTCTGGCCTGA
- a CDS encoding ABC transporter substrate-binding protein, with translation MRRLACFAVVTLAALLPAVSTASDNRLERIQSSAALRVCVWPDYYGISWRNPKTGELSGIDVDLAHELAKDLGVTVQFVDSSFARLFDDVLDDRCDVAMFAIGITPQRQAKLRFTSPHLASDIYAITTRGNRRIRNWDDIDQSGIIVAVAKGTLHETVMRDKLRHAELAVLDTPHAREQEVESGRADVFMTDYPYSQRMLNNANWARLITPTGPYHVTPYAWAVAPGDDDWYQRLEQFVATIKRDGRLAEAARRHGLTPIVMPH, from the coding sequence ATGCGCCGTTTAGCCTGCTTTGCTGTGGTCACTCTGGCCGCTCTGTTACCGGCGGTGTCGACCGCATCCGACAATCGTCTCGAACGCATCCAGTCCTCCGCCGCGCTACGGGTGTGCGTGTGGCCCGACTACTACGGCATCTCCTGGCGCAATCCCAAGACCGGAGAACTCTCGGGCATCGACGTGGACCTCGCGCACGAACTGGCGAAGGATCTGGGTGTGACAGTCCAATTCGTCGACAGCAGCTTTGCCCGCCTGTTCGACGACGTGCTCGACGACCGCTGCGACGTGGCCATGTTCGCCATCGGCATCACCCCTCAGCGCCAAGCAAAGCTGCGCTTCACCTCGCCGCATCTGGCCAGCGACATCTACGCCATCACTACCCGCGGCAACCGCCGCATCCGCAACTGGGACGACATCGACCAGTCCGGCATCATCGTGGCAGTGGCCAAAGGAACGCTGCACGAGACCGTGATGCGCGACAAGCTGCGTCACGCCGAACTCGCAGTGCTCGACACCCCGCACGCACGCGAGCAGGAGGTCGAATCGGGCCGTGCCGACGTTTTCATGACCGACTACCCCTACAGCCAGCGTATGCTGAACAACGCCAACTGGGCGCGGCTGATCACGCCCACCGGACCCTACCACGTCACGCCTTACGCCTGGGCGGTAGCCCCTGGAGACGATGACTGGTACCAACGCCTCGAGCAATTCGTCGCCACGATCAAACGAGACGGCCGCCTGGCCGAGGCTGCCCGCCGCCACGGTTTGACACCCATCGTGATGCCGCACTGA
- a CDS encoding GGDEF domain-containing protein: MHPDRWSRLADFGFVAFLAACLAAAGAALYYHGQRLQDEAATTERRLLEADARHTLDHLEQTYHAVDLTLQSLLETGYATHDADTWNRLLSDALRHAPFLRSLSLLDDTGRVTASSNPANIGLRPALDDYLPLEAERLGVLRIGALHAGRDLADGRPLGDPAAVPPALGYLPVIRAVNKGESGTLSLLAALNVDYFLNRVWARELGPGTWIEVLRYDGALLVSTRDWALEPALHAANADIVAGWRGGKELGSLDQALAGRTLITTWRVARMLPLGVLARSDRTHAVAAARQEIRRQSLLLSPLIALAVAGVFASYWALRQMNRRRIAAQEHDLDRMARLLDALPACVLLFGQNGRVLLSNRTWQAFAAEHAAQLAHGALHYRDYARLLRCDPGATSAEEGIGAVLLDAQIAFEGEFALADGQCAVQVLVRPFSHERLRGVVVLQLDITDRRRTEERNRLLYAALEAAANAIVITDPDAVIEWANPAFTTLTGYSRDEALGRKPKELVRSGRQDAAFYRALWDTILRGEVWRGELVNKRKDGQLYHEALTITPVRDRSGRLAHFVAVKEDISPRKRQEEELKRLANTDPLTGVSNRRAFMAQLSAELARVRRYGHSAAVLMLDLDHFKAVNDRYGHAAGDAVLQRFTELATALLRQTDILGRLGGEEFAVLLPQTDEAGAYGLAERIRVRVAGQPIDYDGHTIPLTVSAGIALLEVTDPRADAVLIRADQALYRAKQRGRNRMESAATLG; the protein is encoded by the coding sequence ATGCACCCGGATCGTTGGAGCCGCCTGGCTGACTTTGGCTTTGTCGCCTTTCTGGCCGCCTGCCTGGCCGCGGCCGGTGCGGCGCTGTACTACCACGGCCAACGTCTGCAAGATGAGGCGGCCACTACCGAGCGCCGTCTGCTCGAGGCCGACGCACGCCACACCCTGGACCATCTGGAACAAACCTACCACGCGGTCGACCTCACCCTGCAAAGCCTGTTGGAGACCGGCTATGCCACCCATGACGCCGACACCTGGAACAGGTTGCTGAGCGATGCGCTGCGCCACGCCCCGTTCCTGCGCTCGCTGTCGCTGCTCGACGATACAGGACGGGTCACCGCCAGCTCCAACCCGGCAAACATCGGCCTGCGGCCGGCGCTGGACGACTACCTGCCGCTGGAAGCCGAGCGGCTCGGCGTGCTGCGTATCGGCGCCTTGCATGCCGGGCGCGACCTGGCCGACGGCCGCCCGCTCGGCGACCCGGCCGCCGTCCCGCCAGCATTGGGCTACCTTCCGGTCATCCGTGCGGTCAATAAGGGCGAATCGGGCACGCTCAGCCTGCTGGCCGCGCTCAACGTAGACTATTTTCTCAACCGTGTCTGGGCGCGCGAGCTTGGCCCTGGCACCTGGATCGAGGTGCTGCGTTACGACGGCGCATTGCTGGTATCCACCCGCGACTGGGCGCTCGAACCCGCCTTGCATGCCGCCAACGCCGACATCGTGGCCGGCTGGCGCGGCGGTAAGGAGCTTGGCAGCCTCGACCAGGCGCTGGCCGGGCGCACTTTGATTACCACCTGGCGGGTGGCGCGAATGCTGCCCCTCGGGGTGCTGGCCCGCAGCGACCGCACCCACGCGGTCGCCGCGGCGCGGCAGGAAATCCGCCGCCAGAGCTTGCTATTGTCGCCGCTGATCGCCTTGGCGGTCGCCGGCGTATTTGCCAGTTACTGGGCGCTGCGGCAGATGAACCGCCGCCGGATCGCCGCCCAGGAGCACGACCTCGACCGCATGGCCCGCCTGCTCGACGCACTGCCCGCTTGCGTGCTGCTGTTCGGGCAAAACGGGCGCGTCTTGCTCAGCAACCGTACCTGGCAGGCCTTCGCCGCCGAACATGCCGCCCAGCTCGCGCATGGCGCACTGCATTACCGCGACTACGCGCGGCTGTTGCGCTGCGACCCCGGTGCCACCAGCGCCGAAGAGGGCATCGGCGCGGTACTGCTCGATGCGCAAATCGCCTTCGAAGGCGAGTTCGCCTTGGCCGACGGACAGTGCGCGGTCCAAGTGCTGGTGCGGCCGTTTTCGCACGAGCGGCTGCGCGGTGTGGTGGTGCTGCAACTGGACATCACCGACCGCCGCCGCACCGAGGAGCGCAACCGCTTGCTGTACGCCGCGCTCGAAGCCGCGGCCAATGCAATCGTGATCACCGACCCCGATGCGGTCATCGAATGGGCCAACCCGGCCTTTACCACGCTCACCGGCTATAGCCGCGATGAAGCGCTCGGACGCAAGCCCAAGGAACTGGTGCGCTCCGGCCGTCAGGACGCCGCCTTTTACCGGGCGTTGTGGGACACCATTCTGCGCGGCGAGGTCTGGCGTGGTGAGCTGGTGAACAAACGCAAAGACGGCCAGCTCTACCACGAGGCGCTCACCATCACCCCGGTGCGCGACCGTAGCGGCCGGCTGGCACATTTCGTCGCGGTCAAAGAAGATATCAGCCCGCGCAAGCGCCAAGAGGAAGAACTCAAGCGCCTGGCCAACACCGATCCGCTCACCGGAGTGAGCAACCGTCGGGCGTTCATGGCGCAGCTGTCTGCCGAGCTTGCACGGGTGCGGCGCTATGGCCACAGTGCTGCCGTGTTGATGCTGGACCTGGATCACTTCAAGGCGGTCAATGATCGCTACGGTCACGCCGCTGGCGACGCGGTGCTGCAGCGTTTCACCGAACTGGCTACCGCCCTGCTGCGCCAGACCGACATCCTGGGGCGGCTGGGCGGTGAAGAATTTGCCGTGCTGTTGCCGCAAACCGACGAAGCCGGTGCCTACGGGCTGGCCGAGCGCATCCGTGTGCGCGTGGCCGGCCAGCCCATCGATTACGACGGCCACACGATCCCGCTCACCGTCAGCGCCGGTATCGCCTTGCTGGAAGTCACCGACCCGCGCGCCGACGCGGTGCTGATACGCGCCGACCAAGCCCTCTACCGTGCCAAACAGCGCGGCCGCAACCGGATGGAGTCGGCCGCCACACTGGGCTGA
- a CDS encoding 5-formyltetrahydrofolate cyclo-ligase, whose protein sequence is MKQIADAPSQPVPESAAAERQALRRAAVARREALAGTERQALERRIETHLNGLCADLSPRVLAFCWPWRGEPDLRAWVARWLAQGAGRRAALPAVVDRHRALVFRRWQPGMTMAVDRYGIPYPADGEALHPDLVLVPLNAFDAQGYRLGYGGGYFDRTLASLETVAVGVGFELGRVPSVRPQPHDRPMNWLVTEAGVFRASRP, encoded by the coding sequence ATGAAGCAGATTGCCGACGCCCCCTCACAACCTGTGCCCGAGAGCGCCGCGGCCGAGCGCCAGGCGCTTCGCCGCGCAGCGGTGGCCCGCCGTGAAGCGTTGGCCGGCACTGAGCGCCAAGCCCTGGAGCGGCGTATCGAAACGCATCTGAATGGGTTGTGCGCCGATTTGTCGCCGCGGGTGCTGGCTTTTTGCTGGCCGTGGCGCGGCGAACCCGACTTGCGCGCCTGGGTGGCACGCTGGCTGGCGCAGGGTGCGGGCCGCCGTGCCGCCTTGCCGGCGGTGGTCGACCGTCATCGTGCGCTGGTGTTCCGGCGTTGGCAGCCGGGTATGACCATGGCGGTGGACCGTTACGGTATTCCCTATCCGGCCGACGGCGAAGCCCTGCACCCGGATCTGGTGCTGGTGCCGCTCAACGCCTTCGATGCGCAAGGTTATCGGCTGGGCTATGGCGGCGGTTACTTCGACCGTACGCTGGCGAGCCTGGAGACCGTGGCAGTGGGGGTGGGTTTTGAACTGGGGCGGGTGCCCAGCGTGCGGCCGCAGCCTCATGATCGGCCGATGAATTGGCTGGTGACCGAGGCCGGGGTGTTTCGCGCCAGCCGGCCGTGA
- a CDS encoding lytic transglycosylase domain-containing protein, with protein MARGLWGVVVAAFLWASAPAAAQSGDARILAAREALRSGDRNTLERLAAQREPHELDAYVHYWLLFNKLARPEPPPAAELQAFLHTHAGSLLAERLLADWLRRLAKDGQWRAFLDLYPALERPDEELVCHAWFARLLYGDPRVAAEVAELWTERVNNHAACLPVLRTLAIERQVTVDALWWRIRRQVEQRDTAPALATLEWLPAGEAPAATAFSRAMENPGQYLARLQPAALGPRHGRELALAAIVRLAREDLWGAHQSLQRLQHALGPDMVAQAYAALALRAAYQQLPQAVAWFAAAGNAPLSAEQRAWRVRSALRAGDWGRVRQAIEALPAAEREQPEWVYWLARAQAELGNPTAARLLFEQIAGQPHFYGMLAGEEIGQVFSLPPRRGTPSEADRARAAADPGLRRALALYRLDMRLDAVREWNWALRGRDEGFLVAAAELALRHDIYDRAINTAELANAGDYFDLRFITPYRQVIEPQVRRQGLDMNWVYGLMRQESRFIAPARSSAGAQGLMQVMPATGKWVAGKIGLPNFNPRMLTDPDTNVLLGTSYMRIILDELDNHPVLASAGYNAGPSRARRWRDERPLEGAIYAETIPLDETRDYVKKVMANTVIYAAVLEGRPQSLKARLGVIAPRPPGS; from the coding sequence ATGGCAAGGGGCTTGTGGGGGGTGGTTGTAGCCGCTTTTCTGTGGGCAAGCGCGCCGGCTGCGGCGCAAAGCGGTGACGCGCGCATTCTGGCCGCGCGCGAAGCGCTGCGCAGCGGCGACCGCAACACCTTGGAGCGGCTGGCAGCGCAGCGCGAACCCCATGAACTGGACGCCTATGTGCATTATTGGCTGCTGTTCAACAAACTCGCCCGCCCGGAGCCGCCGCCGGCGGCGGAACTGCAAGCGTTCTTACACACGCACGCCGGCAGCTTACTGGCCGAACGCCTGCTCGCCGACTGGCTGCGTCGCCTGGCCAAGGATGGCCAATGGCGGGCCTTTCTGGATCTTTACCCGGCGCTCGAACGCCCCGACGAGGAACTCGTCTGTCACGCCTGGTTCGCCCGCCTGCTCTATGGCGACCCACGCGTGGCCGCCGAAGTGGCCGAGCTATGGACCGAGCGGGTCAACAATCACGCCGCCTGCCTGCCGGTGCTGCGCACGCTGGCCATCGAGCGACAGGTCACCGTGGATGCACTGTGGTGGCGCATCCGTCGCCAAGTCGAACAACGCGACACCGCCCCCGCGCTCGCCACCTTGGAATGGCTGCCGGCCGGCGAGGCCCCCGCGGCGACGGCGTTTTCGCGCGCGATGGAAAATCCCGGCCAGTATCTGGCGCGGCTGCAGCCGGCCGCGCTCGGGCCGCGCCACGGGCGCGAACTGGCGCTTGCCGCCATTGTGCGCTTGGCGCGCGAAGACCTCTGGGGAGCGCACCAATCTCTACAGCGCTTGCAGCATGCACTGGGCCCGGACATGGTCGCCCAGGCTTACGCCGCACTGGCGCTGCGCGCGGCCTACCAGCAGCTGCCGCAGGCCGTGGCTTGGTTTGCCGCCGCCGGCAACGCCCCGCTGTCTGCCGAGCAACGGGCCTGGCGGGTACGCAGCGCGCTGCGCGCCGGCGACTGGGGTCGGGTGCGACAGGCCATCGAGGCCCTGCCCGCGGCCGAGCGCGAGCAGCCCGAATGGGTCTATTGGTTGGCGCGCGCCCAGGCCGAACTGGGCAACCCGACAGCCGCCCGCCTGCTTTTTGAACAAATCGCCGGCCAACCGCATTTTTACGGCATGCTCGCCGGCGAGGAGATCGGCCAGGTTTTTTCCCTGCCGCCGCGCCGCGGCACGCCGAGCGAAGCCGATCGCGCCCGTGCCGCAGCCGATCCGGGCCTACGCCGTGCGCTGGCGCTGTACCGCCTGGACATGCGCCTGGATGCAGTGCGCGAATGGAACTGGGCGCTGCGCGGACGCGACGAAGGTTTTTTGGTCGCCGCGGCAGAACTGGCGCTGCGCCACGACATTTACGACCGCGCAATCAACACCGCCGAATTGGCCAACGCCGGCGATTATTTCGATCTGCGCTTCATCACCCCCTACCGTCAGGTCATCGAACCGCAGGTCCGCCGCCAGGGACTGGACATGAACTGGGTCTATGGCCTGATGCGTCAGGAAAGCCGCTTCATCGCCCCGGCGCGTTCCAGCGCCGGCGCCCAGGGGTTGATGCAGGTCATGCCGGCCACCGGTAAATGGGTGGCCGGCAAGATCGGTCTGCCAAACTTCAACCCGCGCATGCTCACCGACCCGGACACCAATGTGCTGCTGGGCACCAGCTACATGCGCATCATTTTGGACGAACTGGACAACCACCCGGTGCTGGCTTCGGCCGGCTACAACGCCGGTCCGAGCCGTGCGCGCCGCTGGCGCGACGAACGCCCGCTGGAAGGCGCGATCTATGCCGAGACCATTCCCTTGGATGAGACCCGTGACTATGTCAAAAAGGTGATGGCCAATACGGTGATCTACGCCGCCGTGCTCGAAGGCCGCCCACAATCGCTCAAAGCCCGGTTGGGGGTGATCGCCCCGCGTCCGCCGGGGAGCTGA
- a CDS encoding complex I NDUFA9 subunit family protein: MALNRVVLVGGTGFVGSAIANRLSAAGVGVRVPTRRRSRAAHLLMLPTVEVVEADVHDPATLTRLFADADAVVNLVGVLHSPPGRPWGVAFERAHVELPRRIVAACEAAGVPRLVHVSALGADPDGPSEYLRSKAAGEAAIRTAKAAWTILRPSVIFGRGDSFLNLFAKLARLFPLLPLAGANARFQPVWVEDVAEVAWRCLTDPTAAGQTWELAGPRIYTLRELVRYVSALVGHPRPVLALPEALAMLQAALMELAPQPLMSRDNVRSMRVDNIAHGAPLPFGLTPTALEAVAPLWLGKASVRAQLDPFRRSAHRS, encoded by the coding sequence ATGGCCCTCAACCGCGTGGTTCTCGTTGGCGGTACCGGCTTTGTCGGTAGCGCCATTGCCAACCGCCTGTCCGCCGCCGGCGTCGGTGTGCGGGTGCCCACCCGGCGACGCAGCCGCGCCGCACATCTATTGATGCTACCTACCGTGGAAGTGGTCGAAGCCGATGTGCATGACCCCGCCACGTTGACCCGCCTGTTTGCCGACGCCGATGCGGTAGTCAACCTAGTCGGCGTGCTGCACTCGCCGCCCGGCCGCCCCTGGGGTGTGGCCTTCGAACGCGCCCATGTGGAACTGCCCCGGCGTATCGTCGCCGCGTGTGAGGCGGCCGGCGTGCCCCGGCTGGTGCATGTCAGCGCACTCGGCGCGGACCCGGACGGCCCTTCGGAATACCTGCGCTCCAAGGCTGCGGGCGAGGCGGCGATACGCACGGCCAAAGCCGCCTGGACCATTTTGCGGCCCTCGGTGATCTTTGGCCGCGGCGACAGTTTTCTCAACCTCTTTGCCAAGCTGGCACGGCTGTTTCCGCTGCTGCCGCTGGCCGGCGCCAATGCCCGTTTTCAACCGGTGTGGGTCGAGGATGTCGCCGAAGTGGCATGGCGCTGTCTCACCGACCCCACCGCCGCCGGGCAAACCTGGGAACTGGCCGGCCCGCGCATCTACACCTTGCGCGAACTGGTGCGCTATGTCAGCGCCCTGGTCGGCCATCCGCGCCCGGTGCTGGCGCTGCCCGAGGCGCTGGCCATGCTGCAGGCCGCGCTGATGGAACTGGCGCCGCAACCTCTGATGAGCCGCGACAACGTGCGCTCGATGCGGGTGGATAACATTGCCCACGGCGCGCCGCTGCCTTTCGGTCTGACCCCCACCGCGCTGGAAGCGGTTGCGCCGCTGTGGTTGGGCAAGGCCAGCGTGCGCGCGCAGCTCGACCCCTTCCGCCGCAGCGCGCATCGGAGCTGA